In Mus musculus strain C57BL/6J chromosome 14, GRCm38.p6 C57BL/6J, the following are encoded in one genomic region:
- the Acin1 gene encoding apoptotic chromatin condensation inducer in the nucleus isoform 3 (isoform 3 is encoded by transcript variant 3) encodes MMFSDSRAGEEKEEVTMDTSENRPENEVPEPPLPVADQVSNDERPEGGAEEEEKKESSMPKSFKRKISVVSATKGVQAGNSDTEGGQPGRKRRWGASTAATQKKPSISITTESLKSLIPDIKPLAGQEAVVDLHADDSRISEDETERNGDDGTHDKGLKICRTVTQVVPAEGQENGQREEEEEKEPEAELPAPPQVSVEVALPPPVEHEVKKVTLGDTLTRRSISQQKSGVSITIDDPVRTAQVPSPPRGKISNIVHISNLVRPFTLGQLKELLGRTGTLVEEAFWIDKIKSHCFVTYSTVEEAVATRTALHGVKWPQSNPKFLCADYAEQDELDYHRGLLVDRPSETKAEEQGAPRPLHPPPPPPVQPPPHPRAEQREQERAVREQWAEREREMERRERTRSEREWDRDKVREGPRSRSRSRDRRRKERAKSKEKKSEKKEKAQEEPPAKLLDDLFRKTKAAPCIYWLPLTESQIVQKEAEQAERAKEREKRRKEREEEEQKEREKEAERERNRQLEREKRREHSRERERDRERERDRGDRERERERDRDRGRERDRRDTKRHSRSRSRSTPVRDRGGRR; translated from the exons atgatgttCTCAGACAGCAGAGCAGG tgaagagaaggaggaagtgaCCATGGACACCAGTGAAAACAGACCTGAAAATGAGGTGCCTGAGCCTCCTCTGCCTGTTGCAGACCAAGTCAGCAATGATGAGCGCCCAGAGGGTGGTgctgaagaagaggaaaagaaagag AGTTCGATGCCCAAGTCATTCAAGAGGAAAATCTCCGTTGTCT CAGCTACCAAGGGGGTGCAAGCTGGAAACAGTGACACAGAGGGGGGCCAGCCTGGCCGAAAACGCCGTTGGGGAGCCAGCACTGCCGCGACACAGAAGAAACCGTCCATCAGTATCACCACTGAGTCACTCAAG AGCCTCATCCCCGACATCAAACCCCTGGCGGGGCAGGAGGCTGTTGTGGATCTTCATGCCGATGACTCCCGAATCTCTGAGGATGAGACAGAGCGTAATGGCGACGATGGGACCCATGACAAGGGACTGAAGATATGCCGGACAGTCACTCAG GTAGTACCcgcagagggccaggagaatgggcagagggaagaggaagaagagaaagagcctGAAGCCGAGCTGCCGGCGCCACCCCAGGTGTCAGTGGAGGTTGCCTTGCCCCCACCTGTGGAGCACGAAGTAAAGAAAG TAACATTAGGAGATACCTTAACCCGGAGGTCCATCAGCCAACAGAAGTCTGGAGTTTCCATTACAATTGATGACCCAGTCCGGACCGCCCAGGTGCCCTCCCCACCCAGGGGCAAGATCAGTAACATTGTCCACATCTCCAACCTG GTTCGTCCCTTCACTTTAGGCCAGCTGAAGGAATTATTGGGGCGTACAGGAACTTTGGTGGAAGAGGCCTTCTGGATAGACAAGATCAAATCTCATTGCTTTGTGACG TACTCTACAGTAGAGGAAGCCGTTGCCACCCGCACAGCTCTGCACGGGGTCAAGTGGCCCCAGTCCAACCCCAAATTCCTTTGTGCTGACTATGCTGAGCAAGATGAG CTGGACTATCACCGGGGACTCTTGGTAGATCGGCCATCTGAAACTAAGGCAGAGGAACAGGGAGCACCAAGGCCCctgcatcccccacccccacccccagtccagcCACCGCCCCACCCCCGGGCTGAGCAGCGGGAGCAGGAAAGGGCTGTTCGAGAGCAATGGGCAGAACGGGAACGGGAAATGGAGCGCCGGGAGAGGACTCGGTCTGAGAGAGAATGGGATCGGGACAAAGTTCGAGAGGGACCCCGCTCCCGATCACGGTCCCGTGACCGCCGCCGGAAAGAGCGAGCAAAATCTAAAGAAAAGAAGAGTGAAAAGAAAG AAAAAGCCCAGGAGGAGCCACCTGCCAAGCTGCTGGATGACCTCTTCCGTAAGACTAAGGCAGCTCCCTGCATCTATTGGCTCCCTCTGACTGAGAGCCAA ATTGTTCAGAAGGAGGCAGAGCAAGCTGAACGGGCCAAGGAGCGGGAGAAGCGGCGAAAAGAacgagaagaagaagaacaaaaggaacGGGAGAAGGAAGCTGAGCGGGAACGGAACCGGCAGCTAGAacgggagaagaggagggagcacagcagggagagagagagggacagggagagagagcgGGACAGGGGTGACCGAGAGCGGGAGAGGGAGCGAGACCGAGACCGAGGCAGGGAGAGGGATCGCAGAGACACCAAGCGCCACAGCAGAAGCCGGAGTCGAAGCACACCTGTACGGGACCGGGGTGGGCGCCGCTAG
- the Acin1 gene encoding apoptotic chromatin condensation inducer in the nucleus isoform X10, protein MDTSENRPENEVPEPPLPVADQVSNDERPEGGAEEEEKKESSMPKSFKRKISVVSTKGVQAGNSDTEGGQPGRKRRWGASTAATQKKPSISITTESLKEAVVDLHADDSRISEDETERNGDDGTHDKGLKICRTVTQVVPAEGQENGQREEEEEKEPEAELPAPPQVSVEVALPPPVEHEVKKVTLGDTLTRRSISQQKSGVSITIDDPVRTAQVPSPPRGKISNIVHISNLVRPFTLGQLKELLGRTGTLVEEAFWIDKIKSHCFVTYSTVEEAVATRTALHGVKWPQSNPKFLCADYAEQDELDYHRGLLVDRPSETKAEEQGAPRPLHPPPPPPVQPPPHPRAEQREQERAVREQWAEREREMERRERTRSEREWDRDKVREGPRSRSRSRDRRRKERAKSKEKKSEKKEKAQEEPPAKLLDDLFRKTKAAPCIYWLPLTESQIVQKEAEQAERAKEREKRRKEREEEEQKEREKEAERERNRQLEREKRREHSRERERDRERERDRGDRERERERDRDRGRERDRRDTKRHSRSRSRSTPVRDRGGRR, encoded by the exons ATGGACACCAGTGAAAACAGACCTGAAAATGAGGTGCCTGAGCCTCCTCTGCCTGTTGCAGACCAAGTCAGCAATGATGAGCGCCCAGAGGGTGGTgctgaagaagaggaaaagaaagag AGTTCGATGCCCAAGTCATTCAAGAGGAAAATCTCCGTTGTCT CTACCAAGGGGGTGCAAGCTGGAAACAGTGACACAGAGGGGGGCCAGCCTGGCCGAAAACGCCGTTGGGGAGCCAGCACTGCCGCGACACAGAAGAAACCGTCCATCAGTATCACCACTGAGTCACTCAAG GAGGCTGTTGTGGATCTTCATGCCGATGACTCCCGAATCTCTGAGGATGAGACAGAGCGTAATGGCGACGATGGGACCCATGACAAGGGACTGAAGATATGCCGGACAGTCACTCAG GTAGTACCcgcagagggccaggagaatgggcagagggaagaggaagaagagaaagagcctGAAGCCGAGCTGCCGGCGCCACCCCAGGTGTCAGTGGAGGTTGCCTTGCCCCCACCTGTGGAGCACGAAGTAAAGAAAG TAACATTAGGAGATACCTTAACCCGGAGGTCCATCAGCCAACAGAAGTCTGGAGTTTCCATTACAATTGATGACCCAGTCCGGACCGCCCAGGTGCCCTCCCCACCCAGGGGCAAGATCAGTAACATTGTCCACATCTCCAACCTG GTTCGTCCCTTCACTTTAGGCCAGCTGAAGGAATTATTGGGGCGTACAGGAACTTTGGTGGAAGAGGCCTTCTGGATAGACAAGATCAAATCTCATTGCTTTGTGACG TACTCTACAGTAGAGGAAGCCGTTGCCACCCGCACAGCTCTGCACGGGGTCAAGTGGCCCCAGTCCAACCCCAAATTCCTTTGTGCTGACTATGCTGAGCAAGATGAG CTGGACTATCACCGGGGACTCTTGGTAGATCGGCCATCTGAAACTAAGGCAGAGGAACAGGGAGCACCAAGGCCCctgcatcccccacccccacccccagtccagcCACCGCCCCACCCCCGGGCTGAGCAGCGGGAGCAGGAAAGGGCTGTTCGAGAGCAATGGGCAGAACGGGAACGGGAAATGGAGCGCCGGGAGAGGACTCGGTCTGAGAGAGAATGGGATCGGGACAAAGTTCGAGAGGGACCCCGCTCCCGATCACGGTCCCGTGACCGCCGCCGGAAAGAGCGAGCAAAATCTAAAGAAAAGAAGAGTGAAAAGAAAG AAAAAGCCCAGGAGGAGCCACCTGCCAAGCTGCTGGATGACCTCTTCCGTAAGACTAAGGCAGCTCCCTGCATCTATTGGCTCCCTCTGACTGAGAGCCAA ATTGTTCAGAAGGAGGCAGAGCAAGCTGAACGGGCCAAGGAGCGGGAGAAGCGGCGAAAAGAacgagaagaagaagaacaaaaggaacGGGAGAAGGAAGCTGAGCGGGAACGGAACCGGCAGCTAGAacgggagaagaggagggagcacagcagggagagagagagggacagggagagagagcgGGACAGGGGTGACCGAGAGCGGGAGAGGGAGCGAGACCGAGACCGAGGCAGGGAGAGGGATCGCAGAGACACCAAGCGCCACAGCAGAAGCCGGAGTCGAAGCACACCTGTACGGGACCGGGGTGGGCGCCGCTAG
- the Acin1 gene encoding apoptotic chromatin condensation inducer in the nucleus isoform X9: protein MDTSENRPENEVPEPPLPVADQVSNDERPEGGAEEEEKKESSMPKSFKRKISVVSATKGVQAGNSDTEGGQPGRKRRWGASTAATQKKPSISITTESLKSLIPDIKPLAGQEAVVDLHADDSRISEDETERNGDDGTHDKGLKICRTVTQVVPAEGQENGQREEEEEKEPEAELPAPPQVSVEVALPPPVEHEVKKVTLGDTLTRRSISQQKSGVSITIDDPVRTAQVPSPPRGKISNIVHISNLVRPFTLGQLKELLGRTGTLVEEAFWIDKIKSHCFVTYSTVEEAVATRTALHGVKWPQSNPKFLCADYAEQDELDYHRGLLVDRPSETKAEEQGAPRPLHPPPPPPVQPPPHPRAEQREQERAVREQWAEREREMERRERTRSEREWDRDKVREGPRSRSRSRDRRRKERAKSKEKKSEKKEKAQEEPPAKLLDDLFRKTKAAPCIYWLPLTESQIVQKEAEQAERAKEREKRRKEREEEEQKEREKEAERERNRQLEREKRREHSRERERDRERERDRGDRERERERDRDRGRERDRRDTKRHSRSRSRSTPVRDRGGRR, encoded by the exons ATGGACACCAGTGAAAACAGACCTGAAAATGAGGTGCCTGAGCCTCCTCTGCCTGTTGCAGACCAAGTCAGCAATGATGAGCGCCCAGAGGGTGGTgctgaagaagaggaaaagaaagag AGTTCGATGCCCAAGTCATTCAAGAGGAAAATCTCCGTTGTCT CAGCTACCAAGGGGGTGCAAGCTGGAAACAGTGACACAGAGGGGGGCCAGCCTGGCCGAAAACGCCGTTGGGGAGCCAGCACTGCCGCGACACAGAAGAAACCGTCCATCAGTATCACCACTGAGTCACTCAAG AGCCTCATCCCCGACATCAAACCCCTGGCGGGGCAGGAGGCTGTTGTGGATCTTCATGCCGATGACTCCCGAATCTCTGAGGATGAGACAGAGCGTAATGGCGACGATGGGACCCATGACAAGGGACTGAAGATATGCCGGACAGTCACTCAG GTAGTACCcgcagagggccaggagaatgggcagagggaagaggaagaagagaaagagcctGAAGCCGAGCTGCCGGCGCCACCCCAGGTGTCAGTGGAGGTTGCCTTGCCCCCACCTGTGGAGCACGAAGTAAAGAAAG TAACATTAGGAGATACCTTAACCCGGAGGTCCATCAGCCAACAGAAGTCTGGAGTTTCCATTACAATTGATGACCCAGTCCGGACCGCCCAGGTGCCCTCCCCACCCAGGGGCAAGATCAGTAACATTGTCCACATCTCCAACCTG GTTCGTCCCTTCACTTTAGGCCAGCTGAAGGAATTATTGGGGCGTACAGGAACTTTGGTGGAAGAGGCCTTCTGGATAGACAAGATCAAATCTCATTGCTTTGTGACG TACTCTACAGTAGAGGAAGCCGTTGCCACCCGCACAGCTCTGCACGGGGTCAAGTGGCCCCAGTCCAACCCCAAATTCCTTTGTGCTGACTATGCTGAGCAAGATGAG CTGGACTATCACCGGGGACTCTTGGTAGATCGGCCATCTGAAACTAAGGCAGAGGAACAGGGAGCACCAAGGCCCctgcatcccccacccccacccccagtccagcCACCGCCCCACCCCCGGGCTGAGCAGCGGGAGCAGGAAAGGGCTGTTCGAGAGCAATGGGCAGAACGGGAACGGGAAATGGAGCGCCGGGAGAGGACTCGGTCTGAGAGAGAATGGGATCGGGACAAAGTTCGAGAGGGACCCCGCTCCCGATCACGGTCCCGTGACCGCCGCCGGAAAGAGCGAGCAAAATCTAAAGAAAAGAAGAGTGAAAAGAAAG AAAAAGCCCAGGAGGAGCCACCTGCCAAGCTGCTGGATGACCTCTTCCGTAAGACTAAGGCAGCTCCCTGCATCTATTGGCTCCCTCTGACTGAGAGCCAA ATTGTTCAGAAGGAGGCAGAGCAAGCTGAACGGGCCAAGGAGCGGGAGAAGCGGCGAAAAGAacgagaagaagaagaacaaaaggaacGGGAGAAGGAAGCTGAGCGGGAACGGAACCGGCAGCTAGAacgggagaagaggagggagcacagcagggagagagagagggacagggagagagagcgGGACAGGGGTGACCGAGAGCGGGAGAGGGAGCGAGACCGAGACCGAGGCAGGGAGAGGGATCGCAGAGACACCAAGCGCCACAGCAGAAGCCGGAGTCGAAGCACACCTGTACGGGACCGGGGTGGGCGCCGCTAG
- the Acin1 gene encoding apoptotic chromatin condensation inducer in the nucleus isoform X7 — MSPADRCRFTNTIESAYYQQPGPLPPLPPERPVQPNSGFADFFVWFLLFLPFQKGINSTSRGRKKIMMFSDSRAGEEKEEVTMDTSENRPENEVPEPPLPVADQVSNDERPEGGAEEEEKKESSMPKSFKRKISVVSTKGVQAGNSDTEGGQPGRKRRWGASTAATQKKPSISITTESLKEAVVDLHADDSRISEDETERNGDDGTHDKGLKICRTVTQVVPAEGQENGQREEEEEKEPEAELPAPPQVSVEVALPPPVEHEVKKVTLGDTLTRRSISQQKSGVSITIDDPVRTAQVPSPPRGKISNIVHISNLVRPFTLGQLKELLGRTGTLVEEAFWIDKIKSHCFVTYSTVEEAVATRTALHGVKWPQSNPKFLCADYAEQDELDYHRGLLVDRPSETKAEEQGAPRPLHPPPPPPVQPPPHPRAEQREQERAVREQWAEREREMERRERTRSEREWDRDKVREGPRSRSRSRDRRRKERAKSKEKKSEKKEKAQEEPPAKLLDDLFRKTKAAPCIYWLPLTESQIVQKEAEQAERAKEREKRRKEREEEEQKEREKEAERERNRQLEREKRREHSRERERDRERERDRGDRERERERDRDRGRERDRRDTKRHSRSRSRSTPVRDRGGRR; from the exons ATGTCTCCGGCTGATCGCTGCCGCTTTACCAATACAATAGAGTCTGCTTACTACCAGCAACCtggccctcttcctcctcttcctccagagaGACCAGTCCAGCCGAACTCGGGGTTTGCC gatttttttgtttggtttttgttatttcttccATTCCAGAAAGGGATAAACAGCACTTccagggggagaaaaaaaataatgatgttCTCAGACAGCAGAGCAGG tgaagagaaggaggaagtgaCCATGGACACCAGTGAAAACAGACCTGAAAATGAGGTGCCTGAGCCTCCTCTGCCTGTTGCAGACCAAGTCAGCAATGATGAGCGCCCAGAGGGTGGTgctgaagaagaggaaaagaaagag AGTTCGATGCCCAAGTCATTCAAGAGGAAAATCTCCGTTGTCT CTACCAAGGGGGTGCAAGCTGGAAACAGTGACACAGAGGGGGGCCAGCCTGGCCGAAAACGCCGTTGGGGAGCCAGCACTGCCGCGACACAGAAGAAACCGTCCATCAGTATCACCACTGAGTCACTCAAG GAGGCTGTTGTGGATCTTCATGCCGATGACTCCCGAATCTCTGAGGATGAGACAGAGCGTAATGGCGACGATGGGACCCATGACAAGGGACTGAAGATATGCCGGACAGTCACTCAG GTAGTACCcgcagagggccaggagaatgggcagagggaagaggaagaagagaaagagcctGAAGCCGAGCTGCCGGCGCCACCCCAGGTGTCAGTGGAGGTTGCCTTGCCCCCACCTGTGGAGCACGAAGTAAAGAAAG TAACATTAGGAGATACCTTAACCCGGAGGTCCATCAGCCAACAGAAGTCTGGAGTTTCCATTACAATTGATGACCCAGTCCGGACCGCCCAGGTGCCCTCCCCACCCAGGGGCAAGATCAGTAACATTGTCCACATCTCCAACCTG GTTCGTCCCTTCACTTTAGGCCAGCTGAAGGAATTATTGGGGCGTACAGGAACTTTGGTGGAAGAGGCCTTCTGGATAGACAAGATCAAATCTCATTGCTTTGTGACG TACTCTACAGTAGAGGAAGCCGTTGCCACCCGCACAGCTCTGCACGGGGTCAAGTGGCCCCAGTCCAACCCCAAATTCCTTTGTGCTGACTATGCTGAGCAAGATGAG CTGGACTATCACCGGGGACTCTTGGTAGATCGGCCATCTGAAACTAAGGCAGAGGAACAGGGAGCACCAAGGCCCctgcatcccccacccccacccccagtccagcCACCGCCCCACCCCCGGGCTGAGCAGCGGGAGCAGGAAAGGGCTGTTCGAGAGCAATGGGCAGAACGGGAACGGGAAATGGAGCGCCGGGAGAGGACTCGGTCTGAGAGAGAATGGGATCGGGACAAAGTTCGAGAGGGACCCCGCTCCCGATCACGGTCCCGTGACCGCCGCCGGAAAGAGCGAGCAAAATCTAAAGAAAAGAAGAGTGAAAAGAAAG AAAAAGCCCAGGAGGAGCCACCTGCCAAGCTGCTGGATGACCTCTTCCGTAAGACTAAGGCAGCTCCCTGCATCTATTGGCTCCCTCTGACTGAGAGCCAA ATTGTTCAGAAGGAGGCAGAGCAAGCTGAACGGGCCAAGGAGCGGGAGAAGCGGCGAAAAGAacgagaagaagaagaacaaaaggaacGGGAGAAGGAAGCTGAGCGGGAACGGAACCGGCAGCTAGAacgggagaagaggagggagcacagcagggagagagagagggacagggagagagagcgGGACAGGGGTGACCGAGAGCGGGAGAGGGAGCGAGACCGAGACCGAGGCAGGGAGAGGGATCGCAGAGACACCAAGCGCCACAGCAGAAGCCGGAGTCGAAGCACACCTGTACGGGACCGGGGTGGGCGCCGCTAG
- the Acin1 gene encoding apoptotic chromatin condensation inducer in the nucleus isoform X8 — MSPADRCRFTNTIESAYYQQPGPLPPLPPERPVQPNSGFAKGINSTSRGRKKIMMFSDSRAGEEKEEVTMDTSENRPENEVPEPPLPVADQVSNDERPEGGAEEEEKKESSMPKSFKRKISVVSTKGVQAGNSDTEGGQPGRKRRWGASTAATQKKPSISITTESLKEAVVDLHADDSRISEDETERNGDDGTHDKGLKICRTVTQVVPAEGQENGQREEEEEKEPEAELPAPPQVSVEVALPPPVEHEVKKVTLGDTLTRRSISQQKSGVSITIDDPVRTAQVPSPPRGKISNIVHISNLVRPFTLGQLKELLGRTGTLVEEAFWIDKIKSHCFVTYSTVEEAVATRTALHGVKWPQSNPKFLCADYAEQDELDYHRGLLVDRPSETKAEEQGAPRPLHPPPPPPVQPPPHPRAEQREQERAVREQWAEREREMERRERTRSEREWDRDKVREGPRSRSRSRDRRRKERAKSKEKKSEKKEKAQEEPPAKLLDDLFRKTKAAPCIYWLPLTESQIVQKEAEQAERAKEREKRRKEREEEEQKEREKEAERERNRQLEREKRREHSRERERDRERERDRGDRERERERDRDRGRERDRRDTKRHSRSRSRSTPVRDRGGRR, encoded by the exons ATGTCTCCGGCTGATCGCTGCCGCTTTACCAATACAATAGAGTCTGCTTACTACCAGCAACCtggccctcttcctcctcttcctccagagaGACCAGTCCAGCCGAACTCGGGGTTTGCC AAAGGGATAAACAGCACTTccagggggagaaaaaaaataatgatgttCTCAGACAGCAGAGCAGG tgaagagaaggaggaagtgaCCATGGACACCAGTGAAAACAGACCTGAAAATGAGGTGCCTGAGCCTCCTCTGCCTGTTGCAGACCAAGTCAGCAATGATGAGCGCCCAGAGGGTGGTgctgaagaagaggaaaagaaagag AGTTCGATGCCCAAGTCATTCAAGAGGAAAATCTCCGTTGTCT CTACCAAGGGGGTGCAAGCTGGAAACAGTGACACAGAGGGGGGCCAGCCTGGCCGAAAACGCCGTTGGGGAGCCAGCACTGCCGCGACACAGAAGAAACCGTCCATCAGTATCACCACTGAGTCACTCAAG GAGGCTGTTGTGGATCTTCATGCCGATGACTCCCGAATCTCTGAGGATGAGACAGAGCGTAATGGCGACGATGGGACCCATGACAAGGGACTGAAGATATGCCGGACAGTCACTCAG GTAGTACCcgcagagggccaggagaatgggcagagggaagaggaagaagagaaagagcctGAAGCCGAGCTGCCGGCGCCACCCCAGGTGTCAGTGGAGGTTGCCTTGCCCCCACCTGTGGAGCACGAAGTAAAGAAAG TAACATTAGGAGATACCTTAACCCGGAGGTCCATCAGCCAACAGAAGTCTGGAGTTTCCATTACAATTGATGACCCAGTCCGGACCGCCCAGGTGCCCTCCCCACCCAGGGGCAAGATCAGTAACATTGTCCACATCTCCAACCTG GTTCGTCCCTTCACTTTAGGCCAGCTGAAGGAATTATTGGGGCGTACAGGAACTTTGGTGGAAGAGGCCTTCTGGATAGACAAGATCAAATCTCATTGCTTTGTGACG TACTCTACAGTAGAGGAAGCCGTTGCCACCCGCACAGCTCTGCACGGGGTCAAGTGGCCCCAGTCCAACCCCAAATTCCTTTGTGCTGACTATGCTGAGCAAGATGAG CTGGACTATCACCGGGGACTCTTGGTAGATCGGCCATCTGAAACTAAGGCAGAGGAACAGGGAGCACCAAGGCCCctgcatcccccacccccacccccagtccagcCACCGCCCCACCCCCGGGCTGAGCAGCGGGAGCAGGAAAGGGCTGTTCGAGAGCAATGGGCAGAACGGGAACGGGAAATGGAGCGCCGGGAGAGGACTCGGTCTGAGAGAGAATGGGATCGGGACAAAGTTCGAGAGGGACCCCGCTCCCGATCACGGTCCCGTGACCGCCGCCGGAAAGAGCGAGCAAAATCTAAAGAAAAGAAGAGTGAAAAGAAAG AAAAAGCCCAGGAGGAGCCACCTGCCAAGCTGCTGGATGACCTCTTCCGTAAGACTAAGGCAGCTCCCTGCATCTATTGGCTCCCTCTGACTGAGAGCCAA ATTGTTCAGAAGGAGGCAGAGCAAGCTGAACGGGCCAAGGAGCGGGAGAAGCGGCGAAAAGAacgagaagaagaagaacaaaaggaacGGGAGAAGGAAGCTGAGCGGGAACGGAACCGGCAGCTAGAacgggagaagaggagggagcacagcagggagagagagagggacagggagagagagcgGGACAGGGGTGACCGAGAGCGGGAGAGGGAGCGAGACCGAGACCGAGGCAGGGAGAGGGATCGCAGAGACACCAAGCGCCACAGCAGAAGCCGGAGTCGAAGCACACCTGTACGGGACCGGGGTGGGCGCCGCTAG
- the Acin1 gene encoding apoptotic chromatin condensation inducer in the nucleus isoform 1 (isoform 1 is encoded by transcript variant 1), which yields MSPADRCRFTNTIESAYYQQPGPLPPLPPERPVQPNSGFAKGINSTSRGRKKIMMFSDSRAGEEKEEVTMDTSENRPENEVPEPPLPVADQVSNDERPEGGAEEEEKKESSMPKSFKRKISVVSATKGVQAGNSDTEGGQPGRKRRWGASTAATQKKPSISITTESLKSLIPDIKPLAGQEAVVDLHADDSRISEDETERNGDDGTHDKGLKICRTVTQVVPAEGQENGQREEEEEKEPEAELPAPPQVSVEVALPPPVEHEVKKVTLGDTLTRRSISQQKSGVSITIDDPVRTAQVPSPPRGKISNIVHISNLVRPFTLGQLKELLGRTGTLVEEAFWIDKIKSHCFVTYSTVEEAVATRTALHGVKWPQSNPKFLCADYAEQDELDYHRGLLVDRPSETKAEEQGAPRPLHPPPPPPVQPPPHPRAEQREQERAVREQWAEREREMERRERTRSEREWDRDKVREGPRSRSRSRDRRRKERAKSKEKKSEKKEKAQEEPPAKLLDDLFRKTKAAPCIYWLPLTESQIVQKEAEQAERAKEREKRRKEREEEEQKEREKEAERERNRQLEREKRREHSRERERDRERERDRGDRERERERDRDRGRERDRRDTKRHSRSRSRSTPVRDRGGRR from the exons ATGTCTCCGGCTGATCGCTGCCGCTTTACCAATACAATAGAGTCTGCTTACTACCAGCAACCtggccctcttcctcctcttcctccagagaGACCAGTCCAGCCGAACTCGGGGTTTGCC AAAGGGATAAACAGCACTTccagggggagaaaaaaaataatgatgttCTCAGACAGCAGAGCAGG tgaagagaaggaggaagtgaCCATGGACACCAGTGAAAACAGACCTGAAAATGAGGTGCCTGAGCCTCCTCTGCCTGTTGCAGACCAAGTCAGCAATGATGAGCGCCCAGAGGGTGGTgctgaagaagaggaaaagaaagag AGTTCGATGCCCAAGTCATTCAAGAGGAAAATCTCCGTTGTCT CAGCTACCAAGGGGGTGCAAGCTGGAAACAGTGACACAGAGGGGGGCCAGCCTGGCCGAAAACGCCGTTGGGGAGCCAGCACTGCCGCGACACAGAAGAAACCGTCCATCAGTATCACCACTGAGTCACTCAAG AGCCTCATCCCCGACATCAAACCCCTGGCGGGGCAGGAGGCTGTTGTGGATCTTCATGCCGATGACTCCCGAATCTCTGAGGATGAGACAGAGCGTAATGGCGACGATGGGACCCATGACAAGGGACTGAAGATATGCCGGACAGTCACTCAG GTAGTACCcgcagagggccaggagaatgggcagagggaagaggaagaagagaaagagcctGAAGCCGAGCTGCCGGCGCCACCCCAGGTGTCAGTGGAGGTTGCCTTGCCCCCACCTGTGGAGCACGAAGTAAAGAAAG TAACATTAGGAGATACCTTAACCCGGAGGTCCATCAGCCAACAGAAGTCTGGAGTTTCCATTACAATTGATGACCCAGTCCGGACCGCCCAGGTGCCCTCCCCACCCAGGGGCAAGATCAGTAACATTGTCCACATCTCCAACCTG GTTCGTCCCTTCACTTTAGGCCAGCTGAAGGAATTATTGGGGCGTACAGGAACTTTGGTGGAAGAGGCCTTCTGGATAGACAAGATCAAATCTCATTGCTTTGTGACG TACTCTACAGTAGAGGAAGCCGTTGCCACCCGCACAGCTCTGCACGGGGTCAAGTGGCCCCAGTCCAACCCCAAATTCCTTTGTGCTGACTATGCTGAGCAAGATGAG CTGGACTATCACCGGGGACTCTTGGTAGATCGGCCATCTGAAACTAAGGCAGAGGAACAGGGAGCACCAAGGCCCctgcatcccccacccccacccccagtccagcCACCGCCCCACCCCCGGGCTGAGCAGCGGGAGCAGGAAAGGGCTGTTCGAGAGCAATGGGCAGAACGGGAACGGGAAATGGAGCGCCGGGAGAGGACTCGGTCTGAGAGAGAATGGGATCGGGACAAAGTTCGAGAGGGACCCCGCTCCCGATCACGGTCCCGTGACCGCCGCCGGAAAGAGCGAGCAAAATCTAAAGAAAAGAAGAGTGAAAAGAAAG AAAAAGCCCAGGAGGAGCCACCTGCCAAGCTGCTGGATGACCTCTTCCGTAAGACTAAGGCAGCTCCCTGCATCTATTGGCTCCCTCTGACTGAGAGCCAA ATTGTTCAGAAGGAGGCAGAGCAAGCTGAACGGGCCAAGGAGCGGGAGAAGCGGCGAAAAGAacgagaagaagaagaacaaaaggaacGGGAGAAGGAAGCTGAGCGGGAACGGAACCGGCAGCTAGAacgggagaagaggagggagcacagcagggagagagagagggacagggagagagagcgGGACAGGGGTGACCGAGAGCGGGAGAGGGAGCGAGACCGAGACCGAGGCAGGGAGAGGGATCGCAGAGACACCAAGCGCCACAGCAGAAGCCGGAGTCGAAGCACACCTGTACGGGACCGGGGTGGGCGCCGCTAG